The Pseudomonadota bacterium genome contains the following window.
CCGAGGCCGCGCTCGGCGATTTCGGCCGTCGCACGGTCGTAGACTTCGCCCGGGTTGAGCTTCTCGCCGATCGGCGTCACACGAATTTCATCGTAGATCAGCCAGTCGATCTCCTCGTAAAAAACGGCGAGGGTGCCGGTCAGGAAGACGATGGTCATCACGACCGTCAACTTCAAGCCAACGAAACTGTGGATCAGCCACGAGACTTTTCGCGCGGTGAGGCGTTTGTTTTTTGCCTTGGCGGGCGAGCCCTGCACAGCCGGGGCAGAGCGCCTCCGCGGTGTCGCAGTCGCCGACCGGGGCGCGTTGAGGTCAGAGGGTATCGCCATGGGTGTGTGCTGCCCTCAACGCAGTGGACGCCAGCGGCCAGGCGGTTTGTGGTTGCGCTGTTGTCGGGTTTCAGCACCCGCCGTACTGACACACCGCCGAGCAGACCGGGGTTGCAATAGGGTGGACGTGTTGCAACCGTGAAGCAGTGTATCCATGTCTATACGAACAGCCTTCGGCCACTAGATCTAAATAAGAATCGTTTTGATTTGCATTAACAGTAATGATAACGTCGTACGTGTTTTTACTGCAAGGCGCGCGGAGCGCACCCACAGCCGCCATGTCGACTCCGTTCCTACCCAAATACAGCCGACCTTGCAGCGTGGCTGCAATCGTTTTCGCGTTGTTGTGTACCGAACTTGCAGCGGAGGGCACGGTGGATCTCGAGGACCTGGACGACCTCGACCTGGACGCTGTGGAGCTCGACACGCTTGAAGTGACCGGCACGGTCGAGGAGAGCGCCGAGGACATCGAGGCAGAGGGCTTCAATGTCGACGCGATCGAGACCTACGACATCAAGGAAAAGAGCATCACGATCAACCAGGTGCTCGAACAGTCGCCCGGGGTCAATGTCCGCCAGTCCGGCGGCATGGGCTCTGAAACCACCTACTCGATGGCCGGTATGTCCGGTGATTCGGTGCGCTTTTTCGTCGACGGCGTGCCGATGGAGTACTTCGGCGACAGCTATTCGGCCAACAACATTCCCCCGTCGTTGTTGTCGCGCATCGACATCTACAAGGGCGTGGTGCCTGTCGACCTTGGCTCTGACAACCTCGCTGGTGCGATCAACCTGGTCACCAACCCCGGCGTCGATGAGACCTACCTCGATCTGTCGCAGTCTGCCGGCTCGTTCTCCACCTACCAGACGACGCTGCAGGCCGGCACCCAGAACCCGAACACGGGCTTGTTTGGCCGCTTCGACCTGTTCCACAACCAGTCCGAAAACGACTACGAGGTCTGGGGTGAGGGCGTGCGTTACCTGGAAGGTCTTCAGTACATCGAGTTCACCGAAGACAACCCGGCCAAGCGCTTCAACGACGATTTCACCACCACGAACGCAAAACTCGATCTCGGCTACAAGGACCTCGACTGGGCTGACGAGATCAGCCTCGGGTTGATCAGCTCCGATCTCGACAAGGGCTTGCAGCTTGGCGGCGGCGTGACGGCGGTGTACGGCGACGTGCGTATCGAGGAAAAGGTCAGCTTCCCGTACCTCATTCACCGCAAGTCCGACTGGGGATGGCGCGGGCTCAACACCAACCTTTTCATCGGCAACACCGACAAGGAAACCTTCACCAACGACACCTCGCGTCGACGTTACGACTGGAGCGGCAACTTCATCGATTCTGCGCCCGGTGAAATCAGCGACTCGCGCCCGCTGTTGCGCACCCTGTTCGAGGACAGCTGGACAACCCGGCTCAACGCGGCCTTCGACTTCAACGACTACCACCGGCTCGGAATGAACCTCAACTACACCAAGCTCGACCGGCGCGGTGAGGACCCCTTGGCCGAGGTGTGGGAGCAGGCGCAACTCGCACCGCAAGACGTGACCAAGACCTTTTTCGGTGTGGCGTTGGAGAGCTACTGGCTTGACGATCGGCTCTCGACGAACGTTTTCACGAAGTACTACGACTACGAGGCGAACGTCACGACTGACGAGTACGACTCCGACGACCCGGACGACCTGATTCGCTCGCAAGTGGTCACCAACACCACGCGCAACGGGCTGGCCGGCTTCGGCTTCGCCGCGGCCTACGACGCGTCCGATACGCTCAAATACAAGATCTCCATCGAGGACGCGGCCCGACTGCCGACCGCCGAAGAGGCCCTGGGCGACGGCATCAACTACCTGCCGTCACCGGACCTCGGCCCCGAGAAGAGCCTGAATCTCAATCTCGGTATCGGCAAGCGCTTCGACCTGAACGACACCGACTCGCTGCAGTTCGAGGCGACGGCGCTCTACCGCGACACGGAAGACATGATGGTCCTGCAGTGGGTTCAGCTCGCGGCACCACCCTACCGCTTTCAGAACCTCGACAACGTTGTAACCCAGGGCCTCGAGGCGTCGGTGGTGTACTCCTTTCGCGATTTCCTGACGGTGTCCGCGAACGCCACGGTCCTCGACATCCGCAATGACACGCCTTTCGACAGCGTCAACAACCGCGAGAACCTGCTGTACCGCGACCGCCTGCCCAACATCCCCTACGAATTGGCCAACCTCAACATCAGCGCGGATTTCTACGACTGGTTTCAGCCCGGTTCGAGCACGAACCTCTACTGGAACACCAACTACGTGCACGAGTACTTCCTGTCCTGGCCGAGCCTCGGTGACGCAGACACCAAACGGGTCATTCCCGAGCAACTCAGCCACGACGCCGGCGTCAGCTACACCTTCCCGAACGAGCGTCTTTCGCTCGCCTTTGACGTGACCAACCTCACCGACGAACAGCTGTTCGACAACTGGCGCTTGCAAAAGCCCGGGCGCGCCTTCTTTCTCAAGGTCAGTTACAGCTACTGACCTTATTCACGACGACACAATACGACACGACAGGACACTGACATGCAACAACCGATTCACGAGAGCAGATTTTCCAGGCTTGGCACCGTGGCTGCAGCCACGGTGCTTGCCCTCGGACTGGCAGCGTGCAGCGACAGCAGTTCGCCGACCGCCACCGACGACCCAACGCCGGGCGGTGACGGCAGCGCAACGGTCCGGGGCGGCCTGCTGGTGGCCGATCCCGACTTCAACGTGTACTACGTTTCGGCGGACGACATCATGTCGGGCGTCGTCACGGCAATCGGGCAGGGCCGTGAAGGCTTCGATGCGAGCGGCGGCCTGCGCGTCGGCGACTTTCTCTACACCAAGAACTGGGACACCGACACCATCGACCAATGGGCGATGTCAGCGTCGGGACCGGCCGCCGAGCCCACGCGCAGCCTGGCGTGGTCTGCGTTGTGTGACGGCTGTGGCGGTTACCTGTGGAACGTGTACAACGGCGACACTTTGGTGATGACCAAGCAGTTCGGTTGGGAAGTCGCAGAGGGCGCGACCACCACGGAGGCACCGTGGGTCATGCTGAGCTTGCCGGACATGACCGTGTCAGCAGAGGGCACCATGACAGTGCCGCTCTACGGCGACGAGTTGCAGGCACCGGGCTGGCCGGGTCTGAGCGCACCGCTGATCTCCGGCCCATATGCCTACTTCGGCACAACCTACGGCAACGAGGACGTGCCCTACAACACACCGGATACGATGGTCACGCTGCGGTATGACTTCCCCGGCTTCACCAACCCGACCATCATTGAGAACCCGATCACCAGCGGCGACGGCTCCGGTTGGGTAGGTGGCATGAGCTGGGTTGATGAGAACGGCGACATCTTCCAGATCAACCTGTTGAGCAAGGGCTGGTGGGATTACGGGTCGAAGCACGATACCCAGGATACCCACGTGATGAAAATCGATGGTGCAACGGGCGAGTACGACACCACATACCAGTTCAACCTGTCGGACAGCTTCAGCCACACCATCAGCATCACGCAAGCCACCTACTTCGGCAACGGGAGAGTCGCGGTTCTCGTGCAGAACGAAGACAACTACGACGATTGGGATGGCATGTACACGGGTAACCACGGCCGTTGGGTGCTTATCGACACCGTCAACCGGACTGTACAGGACAACCTCGGTCTGCCGACCTTCCCGGGCGGGTACTTCTACGGCGGCTTCGAGCGCGATGGCAAGTACTACGTGCCTGTGGTGCCGGCCGGTGAGAACCCCACGTCGTACATCTACTCCATCGACATCAACACCGGCGAGACCATGCAGGGTGCAGCGATCGACGGAGGCAATCTTTCCGGGTTGCAGCTCTTCGACCACAACTGAGGCGCGGCCATTTAACACGTGAAGACACCTCGCGCACACACGGTGCGCGGGGTGGGTGGTCCGGAGAGGGAGTTCCGGCCACCATCCCTTGGGGTGTGTTCACGTCGAGCCGCCCCTTTCTTTTTTTACGTTAGCGAGCCCACATGGAACCGGTGAAACCGCACTGGCCTGGTACCGTGGTGCTGTGGTGGGCAGGGCACCGAGGGGGCGAAGCAGGTGGAGAACAGCCAAACCGTGCTCGGTATTAACAACCTCAGTTGCAGGTACCGCAAGGGCGGACCCACGGTCCTCAACGAGCTGACACTCGAACTCGAACCGGGGGCGATGACAGCTGTGATCGGGCCGAACGGCTGCGGCAAGTCGACTTTGCTGAAAGCGATCATGGGCTTCCTCGATACCCCACCTGGCGCGGTGACCTTGCGCGGCAAACCGCTCTCCGCGTTTTCACGGCGCGATTTGGCGCGTCACATCGCCTATCTGCCCCAGGAGAGCTACTGTCCTGACTACCTGACGGTGGGCGAGTTGGTGCAGCTCGGCGGTTACGCACGTCAACCGTTGTTCGGGCACCACGCCTCGGGGGACGACCACCGGTTCGAAGCCGCACTTGCACAGGTCGATCTGCGCGCGAAGGCGCATGAACCGGTGAACCGCCTCTCCGGTGGCCAACGCCAACGTGCGTGGATTGCGATGATCCTCGCGCAGGATGCCGAAACGGTGCTGCTGGATGAGCCGGTCAACCACCTCGACGTGAAGTACCAGTACGCGGTGATGCAGCTTGCGCGTGACACGTTGCTTGCCCACGGCAAGACGGTCATCGCCGTCGTACACGACCTGAACCTCGCCAGTCAGTTCGCCGACCAGGTGGTGATGCTGAAGGACGGTCAACGCGTCGCGAGCGGGCCAACCAGGGAGGTGATCACGGCCGAAAACATCAAATCGGCGTTCGACTTCGACGCCGTCATTGTCGAGCAGGGTGGACGGGTTTTCTGTTTGCCCTCGGCCGCCTAATGGCGCTTGGCCCGGTACGCGAGCGCACTGACCCGGCGGCAGAAGCGGGTGCCAGGGGGTCGCGCCTGTCGGTGATTCCGGTATGCCTCGCGGCCTGGGCCGGGTGTGTTTTGCTCAACGTTGCGTTCGGCTCCAAGGCGATCCCGATGACCGAGGTGATCCAGGCGCTCGTGGCGTTCGATGAGCGAAATTACGACCACTTCATCGTCTCGAGTCAACGGTTGCCTCGCGCACTGATCGCGAGTTTTGTCGGCGCGTGCCTCGCGGTGTGCGGTGCGTTGTTGCAAGGCCTGACGCGCAACCCGCTGGCCTCGCCTGGGTTGCTCGGCGTGTCGTCTGGCGCGGTGTTGTTCGTGGTGTTTTTCGGCTTCTACTGGGGCGTTCCCAACGCCTGGCACGGCGCCGTGGCCTTCGCCGGTGGCTGGTTCGGCTTCTTCAGTTGCGTGTTGCTGGCTCGGGTCGCGCGGATCGCCCACGATCCACGCAACCTCGCGTTGATTCTCGCCGGTGCAATCGTCTCGATGGCCTACGCCGGCATCGCCAGTGCGTTGGTGTTGGCCAATGAGTCCTTGCGCGCTGAACTCCTGTCCTGGATGTCGGGCAACGTGAATCACTACTACATCGACCGGCTCACCGACGTCTGGTTCGTGGGTGCGGGTATGCTTTTCGTGCTCCTGTGCCTGGCACCGGCATTGACCTTGATCACGCTCGGATCGGACAAGGCTGCCGCCGCCGGTGTGGCGGTCAAACCGGTGACCCTGTGCGCGCTCACCGCTGCGGTGGCTGGAGCAGCGGCCGCGGTGTCGGTGTGCGGCCCGATCGGGTTTGTCGGTCTGGTGGTACCGCACCTGGTACGGCCGGTTGCCGGCGCCCATTTCAGCGCGTTGTTCCCGGCCTGCGCACTCGTCGGTGCCATTGTGGTGCTGCTTGCCGATGTGGTTGCCCGCGTGGTGTTCGCCCCGTACGTGCTGCACACGTCGGTGCTCATGAGCCTGCTCGGCGGGCTGGCGTTCATTGTGATCGTCAAGCGCCACTACCTGACTGTCGGTGTGGCGGCCAGACCGTGATGCGCGTTTTCACCGGACTCGACCAACGTCAACGCGTCCAGATCGGGCCGGTCATGGCACCGGTGCACAACGTGGTGGCGTTTCTCGGCCTGAGTGTCCTCAGCGCAGCGCTCGCGTGCGTGTCGATTGCAATTGGCTCGATCGAGCTCGACTTCTGGGACGTCCTGCGGGTGGTGTCGGGTGGTCCGGCGACCGAGGACGAGCGGTTTGCCGTGTTCACGGTGCGATTGCCACGCATTCTGGTGGGTTTCATGGTGGGCTGGGTGCTCGCCATGGCCGGTGCAACCCTGCAATCACTCGCGCAAAACCCACTCGCCGAGCCGGGGCTGCTCGGCTTGAGCCAGGGGGCGCTGCTGGCCATCATGTTGACGATGGTGTTTTTTCCCGCGGTGCCACGGCCTTATTACCCGGTGATTGCCATGTGCGGTGGGCTCGCGGTCGGGGTGTCGCTGTTGCTGCTGGTCGGACGTCACAACGCGGGTGGCATCGCCATACTGCTGATGGGCATTGCGGTGCAGACCACGCTCTCGTCGGTGTCGATGATGCTGCTGTTGTACACGCCTCAGGAAGAGTCCTACCAGCTCGCGCGTTGGATGAACGGGTCGTTGTACTACTCGACCTGGGAGAATGTCGCGCGTTTCGGCTGGTGGTTCGGCGCGAGTGTGGTTGCGTTGCTGCTGGTCGGTCGGTCGCTGAACGTGTTCGATCTCGGCGATCAAATGGCGATGTCGCTGGGTGAGCCAGCGAGCTGGTCGAAACCTGCGATCCTGATCGTCGCGTCGACCATCACGGCCGCGTCGGTGAGCCTCGTGGGACCGATCGTTTTTGTCGGGATACTCGCGCCGCACCTGGCAAACTCTGTGTCCAGAGCCACCGGCGCATCGCGCTTGCTGCTCGCCTCCGTGATGGGCGGTCTGCTGATCATGTCGGCGGATCTGCTCACCCGCGTGACCACCACCTACGCTTACCTGCCGATTGGCCTGACGATCGTGATCATAGGCGCACCGGCGTTCATTCTCACCGTGCGATTTGCAGCGATCCGCGAAGCGCGCTAACGACCCCAGGGGAATCCGATGTGCCGAATGTGTCTATCTCTTTTCATCACGGTGTTGTCGCTTGTGGCCTCACCGCTGCACGCCGAAATCATTGTTGACGACGCAGGACGCGACGTGGACGTGCCGCAGCCGTTGACGCGGGTCATCGGCACGCACGATGTGGTGATCGGATTGCCGCTCTACGAGCTGGGCCTCACGCCCGTCGGGGTCTGGATGCGAAAGCACCCGACCACCGGCGAGGACATCGTCATGGGGCTGGACCGTTTGTTCAACACCACCGCGAGCGAGGCCGGTATCACCAACATCGGTGGCTACGACGGCACCGACCTGGAGGTGATCAAACAACTGGAACCGGAGTTGATCGTGGTGACCGAGAGCAGTGAGGAGCAGATTGCAGTGCTTGAATCGGTGGCACCGGTGTTTGTGCAGCGCAGCTACTCGGGCGATGTGTTCGGCCTGTCAGCGGTCAAGGTCATGGCCTCGCGCTTTGGCTTGCAGTCGAACTATGACGCACTGCATGCGGCGTACCGGGCGCGCATTGACCGTGTTCGGGCACAACTGCCTTTCGACCCCGCCAGCAAGACGCTCAGCGTGATTTTCCTTTGGGACCAGCTGCACGTGGCAAACGGATTGTCGGGGCTGATGCAGGCGCTTGGCGACCTCGGTTTCCAAACCCCGGACTGGGTCAAGGCACACGGTGAGCGCGGATTCATGGCGCCGCTGTCCTCCGAGGACCTCGGTTTGATTCAGGAGGATTTTGTCATCTTCGGTAACGGCTACGGCCAGGGCGATACCACCGAGGGTGCGGCGCGCGCCAAGCTCGACAAGATCGCACCGGGCTGGGACCGTTTCATTCAGCCGTCGTTGGGCGTCGCTTTCTTCGATGCGGAGTTGACGATTACGCCCACCTTTGCGTCGGCACATGCTGCGCTCGATGCGATCGAAGCGCACTTCGGTCTGGACAACTAGCGCGGTGGTGGCATGCTGCATTGCAGGTGAGCTGGCGGTGTCGAAACCGTGACGACCTTGACCAGCCGTGCCGAGTTCCGTGTGCACTCTGACACCGCGCTGCTTGCATTCTGGCGACGAGAGATGGAAGAGCATGGCTTTGACCACTGGGCCGTTGACGGCAACACGATCGCCATCCACACGCCCTTCGGTTCCGCGTCGATTCACACGCACGATGGACGTGCCCGGATCGACATTCAGTGCAACACCGTTGACGACCTTATCGGTGTGCGGGAGGCCATCAGCCACCATCTGATCGAATTCGATCCACGGCTCTCCACCGTGGGCTGGGATCAAGGCAGCGTGCACGCACCGGCGCTGCCGAATTTCAGCGAGGCGCAAGTCGACCGCATTGACCGACTCAACGCGTGTTACTGGCGCGTCAGACTCGCTCTGCCAGATGCGATTCGCTTTGAGGGCCCGGGGCAGCATTTCAGGCTGTTGCGTCAGCGCAATGCCCGTCGCCCCGCCGTCTGGCCGACACTTGGCCCGCGTGGCATCCCGCACTGGCCGGACGCTGAGGACGAGCTGATTCAGACGCACTACACGGTGCGCGCCGTCGATGCCTCACGCGGCCACCTGCACGCCGATGTGTTTGAGCACCCGGGCGGTGGCACGGGTCAGTGGTTGGCCACAGATCCGCTTGGCCAGACGGTCGGCTTGCTGGGGCCTGGTGGCGGCAGTGTGCCCTCGAGCGGATGGCTGTTGCTCGGTGGCGACGAAACCGCGGTGCCGGCGTTGGTGCGTTCGTTGGAGAGCTTGCCGGCTTCGACCGAGGGTATCGCGTTTCTCGTGGCACCAACCAAGGCCGCCATTCAGGCAATCGATTCACCATCGCGGGTGGACGTCCGTTGGCTGTGCCGGGACCGTGGTGCGTCACTGGTTGCGGCGGTCACGGCTGTGGACCTCGCGCCATACCCGGATGCCGCTCTGTGGTTTGCGGCCTCTTATGAGGAGAGGCGTGCCGTCCGGTGTCACTTTCGTGAACGGGTCGGTCTCGATCGCCGCCGATTGACCGTGGTCGCGTTCTGGTGAGTGCGCAAACGCGCTCGCGTACATCCAACTGTGGGCAACGCGCGCGTGCGGTGCCCGGAAAATCCGGTTAACACGAAGAGGGATGGGCTGTGGGAAGATTCGGGACCTGGTTGCAGCGCGCCGCAGGGCGTTCGCCAAGCACCAACAAGACCGTGCGCGTGACAGACACGCTTTACGAGTACGTGATCGCGCAGTCAGTCGTTGAATCTGACGTGCAGCGTGCGTTGCGACTCGAAACCGCCAAGCAGGCAGAAGCCGACATGCAGATCGGTCCGGACCAGGGACAAGTCTTGCGGTT
Protein-coding sequences here:
- a CDS encoding PepSY-associated TM helix domain-containing protein, whose translation is MAIPSDLNAPRSATATPRRRSAPAVQGSPAKAKNKRLTARKVSWLIHSFVGLKLTVVMTIVFLTGTLAVFYEEIDWLIYDEIRVTPIGEKLNPGEVYDRATAEIAERGLG
- a CDS encoding TonB-dependent receptor plug domain-containing protein; its protein translation is MAAIVFALLCTELAAEGTVDLEDLDDLDLDAVELDTLEVTGTVEESAEDIEAEGFNVDAIETYDIKEKSITINQVLEQSPGVNVRQSGGMGSETTYSMAGMSGDSVRFFVDGVPMEYFGDSYSANNIPPSLLSRIDIYKGVVPVDLGSDNLAGAINLVTNPGVDETYLDLSQSAGSFSTYQTTLQAGTQNPNTGLFGRFDLFHNQSENDYEVWGEGVRYLEGLQYIEFTEDNPAKRFNDDFTTTNAKLDLGYKDLDWADEISLGLISSDLDKGLQLGGGVTAVYGDVRIEEKVSFPYLIHRKSDWGWRGLNTNLFIGNTDKETFTNDTSRRRYDWSGNFIDSAPGEISDSRPLLRTLFEDSWTTRLNAAFDFNDYHRLGMNLNYTKLDRRGEDPLAEVWEQAQLAPQDVTKTFFGVALESYWLDDRLSTNVFTKYYDYEANVTTDEYDSDDPDDLIRSQVVTNTTRNGLAGFGFAAAYDASDTLKYKISIEDAARLPTAEEALGDGINYLPSPDLGPEKSLNLNLGIGKRFDLNDTDSLQFEATALYRDTEDMMVLQWVQLAAPPYRFQNLDNVVTQGLEASVVYSFRDFLTVSANATVLDIRNDTPFDSVNNRENLLYRDRLPNIPYELANLNISADFYDWFQPGSSTNLYWNTNYVHEYFLSWPSLGDADTKRVIPEQLSHDAGVSYTFPNERLSLAFDVTNLTDEQLFDNWRLQKPGRAFFLKVSYSY
- a CDS encoding ABC transporter ATP-binding protein, with translation MENSQTVLGINNLSCRYRKGGPTVLNELTLELEPGAMTAVIGPNGCGKSTLLKAIMGFLDTPPGAVTLRGKPLSAFSRRDLARHIAYLPQESYCPDYLTVGELVQLGGYARQPLFGHHASGDDHRFEAALAQVDLRAKAHEPVNRLSGGQRQRAWIAMILAQDAETVLLDEPVNHLDVKYQYAVMQLARDTLLAHGKTVIAVVHDLNLASQFADQVVMLKDGQRVASGPTREVITAENIKSAFDFDAVIVEQGGRVFCLPSAA
- a CDS encoding iron ABC transporter permease yields the protein MALGPVRERTDPAAEAGARGSRLSVIPVCLAAWAGCVLLNVAFGSKAIPMTEVIQALVAFDERNYDHFIVSSQRLPRALIASFVGACLAVCGALLQGLTRNPLASPGLLGVSSGAVLFVVFFGFYWGVPNAWHGAVAFAGGWFGFFSCVLLARVARIAHDPRNLALILAGAIVSMAYAGIASALVLANESLRAELLSWMSGNVNHYYIDRLTDVWFVGAGMLFVLLCLAPALTLITLGSDKAAAAGVAVKPVTLCALTAAVAGAAAAVSVCGPIGFVGLVVPHLVRPVAGAHFSALFPACALVGAIVVLLADVVARVVFAPYVLHTSVLMSLLGGLAFIVIVKRHYLTVGVAARP
- a CDS encoding iron ABC transporter permease; this encodes MRVFTGLDQRQRVQIGPVMAPVHNVVAFLGLSVLSAALACVSIAIGSIELDFWDVLRVVSGGPATEDERFAVFTVRLPRILVGFMVGWVLAMAGATLQSLAQNPLAEPGLLGLSQGALLAIMLTMVFFPAVPRPYYPVIAMCGGLAVGVSLLLLVGRHNAGGIAILLMGIAVQTTLSSVSMMLLLYTPQEESYQLARWMNGSLYYSTWENVARFGWWFGASVVALLLVGRSLNVFDLGDQMAMSLGEPASWSKPAILIVASTITAASVSLVGPIVFVGILAPHLANSVSRATGASRLLLASVMGGLLIMSADLLTRVTTTYAYLPIGLTIVIIGAPAFILTVRFAAIREAR
- a CDS encoding ABC transporter substrate-binding protein, which codes for MCLSLFITVLSLVASPLHAEIIVDDAGRDVDVPQPLTRVIGTHDVVIGLPLYELGLTPVGVWMRKHPTTGEDIVMGLDRLFNTTASEAGITNIGGYDGTDLEVIKQLEPELIVVTESSEEQIAVLESVAPVFVQRSYSGDVFGLSAVKVMASRFGLQSNYDALHAAYRARIDRVRAQLPFDPASKTLSVIFLWDQLHVANGLSGLMQALGDLGFQTPDWVKAHGERGFMAPLSSEDLGLIQEDFVIFGNGYGQGDTTEGAARAKLDKIAPGWDRFIQPSLGVAFFDAELTITPTFASAHAALDAIEAHFGLDN
- a CDS encoding siderophore-interacting protein; translated protein: MTTLTSRAEFRVHSDTALLAFWRREMEEHGFDHWAVDGNTIAIHTPFGSASIHTHDGRARIDIQCNTVDDLIGVREAISHHLIEFDPRLSTVGWDQGSVHAPALPNFSEAQVDRIDRLNACYWRVRLALPDAIRFEGPGQHFRLLRQRNARRPAVWPTLGPRGIPHWPDAEDELIQTHYTVRAVDASRGHLHADVFEHPGGGTGQWLATDPLGQTVGLLGPGGGSVPSSGWLLLGGDETAVPALVRSLESLPASTEGIAFLVAPTKAAIQAIDSPSRVDVRWLCRDRGASLVAAVTAVDLAPYPDAALWFAASYEERRAVRCHFRERVGLDRRRLTVVAFW